The Equus caballus isolate H_3958 breed thoroughbred chromosome 12, TB-T2T, whole genome shotgun sequence genome contains a region encoding:
- the SCYL1 gene encoding N-terminal kinase-like protein isoform X4, with protein sequence MWLFARDPVRDFPFELSPEPPEGSPPGPWALHRGRKKATGSPVSIFVYDVKPGAEELTQVAKAAFKRLKTLRHPNILAYIDGLETDKCLHIVTEAVTPLGVYLKARAEAGGLKELELSWGLHQIVKALSFLVNDCSLIHNNVCMAAVFVDRAGEWKLGGLDYMYSAQGNGGGPPSKGIPELEQYDPPELADSSGRAVREKWSADMWRLGCLIWEVFNGPLPRAAALRNPGKIPKSLVPHYCELVGANPKVRPNPARFLQNCRAPGGFMNNRFVETNLFLEEIQIKEPAEKQKFFQELSKSLDSFPEDFCRHKVLPQLLTAFEFGNAGAVVLTPLFKVGKFLSAEEYQQKIIPVVVKMFSSTDRAMRIRLLQQMEQFIQYLDEPTVNTQIFPHVVHGFLDTNPAIREQTVKSMLLLAPKLNEANLNVELMKHFARLQAKDDQGPIRCNTTVCLGKIGSYLSASTRHRVLTSAFSRATKDPFAPSRVAGVLGFAATHNLYSMNDCAHKILPVLCGLTVDPEKSVRDQAFKAIRSFLSKLESVSEDPTQLAEVEKDVHAASSPGVGGAAASWAGWAVTGVSSLTSKLIRAHPTAAPAEASVPQRPTPEGLPAPAPTPVPATPTSSAHWETQEEDKDTAEDSSAADRWDDEDWGSLEEAESVLAQQDDWSSGGQTSRAGKPRPDSWGDDNWEGLEMESRQAKAELARKKREERRREMEAKRAEKKAAKGPMKLGTRKLD encoded by the exons gcCACAGGCAGCCCAGTGTCCATCTTCGTGTATGATGTGAAGCCCGGCGCCGAAGAGCTGACCCAGGTGGCCAAAGCCGCCTTCAAGCGCCTCAAAACTCTCCGGCACCCCAACATTCTGGCCTACATCGATGGGCTGGAG ACAGACAAATGCCTCCACATAGTGACAGAGGCTGTGACCCCACTGGGAGTGTACCTCAAGGCGCGAGCGGAGGCTGGTGGTCTGAAGGAGCTGGAGCTCTCCTGGGGGCTGCATCAGATCGTG AAAGCCCTCAGCTTCCTGGTCAATGACTGCAGCCTCATCCACAACAATGTCTGCATGGCCGCCGTGTTCGTGGACCGTGCTGGTGAATGGAAACTCGGGGGCCTGGACTACATGTACTCGGCCCAGGGCAATGGCGGGGGACCTCCCAGCAAGGGGATCCCCGAGCTGGAGCAGTACGACCCCCCGGAGTTGGCTGATAGCAGTGGCAGAGCGGTCCGAGAGAAGTG GTCAGCTGACATGTGGCGCTTGGGCTGCCTCATCTGGGAAGTCTTCAATGGGCCCCTACCTCGGGCAGCCGCCCTGCGCAACCCTGGGAAG ATCCCCAAATCGCTGGTGCCCCATTACTGCGAGCTGGTCGGAGCCAACCCCAAGGTGCGTCCCAACCCAGCCCGCTTCCTGCAGAATTGCCGGGCGCCCGGTGGCTTCATGAACAACCGCTTTGTGGAGACCAACCTCTTCCTGGAGGAGATTCAG ATCAAAGAGcctgctgagaagcagaagttCTTCCAAGAGCTGAGCAAGAGCCTGGACTCATTCCCCGAAGATTTCTGCCGCCACAAGGTGCTGCCCCAGCTGCTGACCGCCTTTGAGTTTGGCAACGCGGGGGCCGTGGTCCTCACGCCCCTCTTCAAG GTGGGCAAGTTCCTGAGCGCCGAGGAGTATCAGCAGAAGATCATCCCCGTGGTGGTCAAGATGTTCTCCTCCACCGACCGGGCCATGCGCATCCGCCTCCTGCAGCAG ATGGAACAGTTCATCCAGTACCTCGATGAGCCAACAGTCAACACCCAGATCTTCCCCCACGTCGTGCATGGCTTCCTGGACACCAACCCTGCCATCCGGGAGCAGACGGTCAAG TCCATGCTGCTCCTGGCCCCGAAGCTGAATGAGGCCAACCTCAACGTGGAGCTCATGAAGCACTTCGCGCGGCTGCAGGCCAAGGATGACCAGGGCCCCATCCGCTGCAACACAACTGTGTGCCTGGGCAAAATCGGCTCCTACCTCAGCGCCAGC aCCAGACACAGGGTCCTCACCTCTGCCTTCAGCCGGGCCACTAAGGACCCATTTGCACCATCCCGGGTCGCGGGTGTCCTGGGTTTTGCTGCCACCCACAACCTCTACTCGATGAACGACTGTGCCCACAAGATCCTGCCCGTGCTCTGTGGCCTCACTGTGGATCCGGAGAAATCCGTGCGGGACCAG GCCTTCAAGGCCATTCGAAGCTTCCTGTCCAAACTGGAGTCTGTGTCAGAGGACCCTACCCAGCTGGCCGAAGTGG AGAAGGACGTCCACGCAGCCTCCAGCCCTGGAGTGGGAGGAGCCGCAGCCAGCTGGGCAGGCTGGGCCGTGACAGGGGTCTCCTCGCTCACCTCCAAGTTGATCCGTGCACACCCTACGGCTGCCCCGGCCGAGGCCAGTGTTCCCCAGAGACCCACGCCTGAGG GTCTTCCtgccccggcccccacccctgTCCCTGCCACACCCACGAGCTCAGCCCACTGGGAGACACAAGAGGAGGACAAGGACACAGCAGAGGACAGCAGTGCTGCTGACAGATGGGATGACGAAGACTGGGGCAGCTTAGAG GAGGCCGAGTCTGTGTTGGCTCAGCAGGACGACTGGAGTTCTGGGGGTCAAACCAGTCGTGCTGGGAAG CCGAGACCAGACTCCTGGGGCGATGACAACTGGGAGGGCCTGGAGATGGAGAGCC GGCAGGCGAAGGCTGAGTTGGCCCGGAAGAAGCGCGAGGAGCGTCGGCGGGAAATGGAGGCCAAACGCGCCGAGAAGAAGGCGGCCAAGGGGCCCATGAAACTGGGGACGCGGAAGCTGGACTGA
- the SCYL1 gene encoding N-terminal kinase-like protein isoform X6: MWLFARDPVRDFPFELSPEPPEGSPPGPWALHRGRKKATGSPVSIFVYDVKPGAEELTQVAKAAFKRLKTLRHPNILAYIDGLETDKCLHIVTEAVTPLGVYLKARAEAGGLKELELSWGLHQIVKALSFLVNDCSLIHNNVCMAAVFVDRAGEWKLGGLDYMYSAQGNGGGPPSKGIPELEQYDPPELADSSGRAVREKWSADMWRLGCLIWEVFNGPLPRAAALRNPGKIPKSLVPHYCELVGANPKVRPNPARFLQNCRAPGGFMNNRFVETNLFLEEIQIKEPAEKQKFFQELSKSLDSFPEDFCRHKVLPQLLTAFEFGNAGAVVLTPLFKVGKFLSAEEYQQKIIPVVVKMFSSTDRAMRIRLLQQMEQFIQYLDEPTVNTQIFPHVVHGFLDTNPAIREQTVKSMLLLAPKLNEANLNVELMKHFARLQAKDDQGPIRCNTTVCLGKIGSYLSASTRHRVLTSAFSRATKDPFAPSRVAGVLGFAATHNLYSMNDCAHKILPVLCGLTVDPEKSVRDQAFKAIRSFLSKLESVSEDPTQLAEVEKDVHAASSPGVGGAAASWAGWAVTGVSSLTSKLIRAHPTAAPAEASVPQRPTPEGLPAPAPTPVPATPTSSAHWETQEEDKDTAEDSSAADRWDDEDWGSLEEAESVLAQQDDWSSGGQTSRAARSWTGAAGRPRAHGSRAGRSQVPQSHPLRAHGWPASITGVAQSPATKATPLLPCRRVRMLTPSRDQTPGAMTTGRAWRWRAGRRRLSWPGRSARSVGGKWRPNAPRRRRPRGP; the protein is encoded by the exons gcCACAGGCAGCCCAGTGTCCATCTTCGTGTATGATGTGAAGCCCGGCGCCGAAGAGCTGACCCAGGTGGCCAAAGCCGCCTTCAAGCGCCTCAAAACTCTCCGGCACCCCAACATTCTGGCCTACATCGATGGGCTGGAG ACAGACAAATGCCTCCACATAGTGACAGAGGCTGTGACCCCACTGGGAGTGTACCTCAAGGCGCGAGCGGAGGCTGGTGGTCTGAAGGAGCTGGAGCTCTCCTGGGGGCTGCATCAGATCGTG AAAGCCCTCAGCTTCCTGGTCAATGACTGCAGCCTCATCCACAACAATGTCTGCATGGCCGCCGTGTTCGTGGACCGTGCTGGTGAATGGAAACTCGGGGGCCTGGACTACATGTACTCGGCCCAGGGCAATGGCGGGGGACCTCCCAGCAAGGGGATCCCCGAGCTGGAGCAGTACGACCCCCCGGAGTTGGCTGATAGCAGTGGCAGAGCGGTCCGAGAGAAGTG GTCAGCTGACATGTGGCGCTTGGGCTGCCTCATCTGGGAAGTCTTCAATGGGCCCCTACCTCGGGCAGCCGCCCTGCGCAACCCTGGGAAG ATCCCCAAATCGCTGGTGCCCCATTACTGCGAGCTGGTCGGAGCCAACCCCAAGGTGCGTCCCAACCCAGCCCGCTTCCTGCAGAATTGCCGGGCGCCCGGTGGCTTCATGAACAACCGCTTTGTGGAGACCAACCTCTTCCTGGAGGAGATTCAG ATCAAAGAGcctgctgagaagcagaagttCTTCCAAGAGCTGAGCAAGAGCCTGGACTCATTCCCCGAAGATTTCTGCCGCCACAAGGTGCTGCCCCAGCTGCTGACCGCCTTTGAGTTTGGCAACGCGGGGGCCGTGGTCCTCACGCCCCTCTTCAAG GTGGGCAAGTTCCTGAGCGCCGAGGAGTATCAGCAGAAGATCATCCCCGTGGTGGTCAAGATGTTCTCCTCCACCGACCGGGCCATGCGCATCCGCCTCCTGCAGCAG ATGGAACAGTTCATCCAGTACCTCGATGAGCCAACAGTCAACACCCAGATCTTCCCCCACGTCGTGCATGGCTTCCTGGACACCAACCCTGCCATCCGGGAGCAGACGGTCAAG TCCATGCTGCTCCTGGCCCCGAAGCTGAATGAGGCCAACCTCAACGTGGAGCTCATGAAGCACTTCGCGCGGCTGCAGGCCAAGGATGACCAGGGCCCCATCCGCTGCAACACAACTGTGTGCCTGGGCAAAATCGGCTCCTACCTCAGCGCCAGC aCCAGACACAGGGTCCTCACCTCTGCCTTCAGCCGGGCCACTAAGGACCCATTTGCACCATCCCGGGTCGCGGGTGTCCTGGGTTTTGCTGCCACCCACAACCTCTACTCGATGAACGACTGTGCCCACAAGATCCTGCCCGTGCTCTGTGGCCTCACTGTGGATCCGGAGAAATCCGTGCGGGACCAG GCCTTCAAGGCCATTCGAAGCTTCCTGTCCAAACTGGAGTCTGTGTCAGAGGACCCTACCCAGCTGGCCGAAGTGG AGAAGGACGTCCACGCAGCCTCCAGCCCTGGAGTGGGAGGAGCCGCAGCCAGCTGGGCAGGCTGGGCCGTGACAGGGGTCTCCTCGCTCACCTCCAAGTTGATCCGTGCACACCCTACGGCTGCCCCGGCCGAGGCCAGTGTTCCCCAGAGACCCACGCCTGAGG GTCTTCCtgccccggcccccacccctgTCCCTGCCACACCCACGAGCTCAGCCCACTGGGAGACACAAGAGGAGGACAAGGACACAGCAGAGGACAGCAGTGCTGCTGACAGATGGGATGACGAAGACTGGGGCAGCTTAGAG GAGGCCGAGTCTGTGTTGGCTCAGCAGGACGACTGGAGTTCTGGGGGTCAAACCAGTCGTGCTG CTCGGAGTTGGACTGGAGCAGCTGGGAGGCCGAGGGCTCATGGGAGCAGGGCTGGCAGGAGTCAAGTTCCCCAGAGCCACCCCCTGAGGGCACACGGCTGGCCAGCGAGTATAACTGGGGTGGCCCAGAGCCCAGCGACAAAGGCGACCCCTTTGCTGCCCTGTCGGCGCGTCAGGATGCTAACACCCAG CCGAGACCAGACTCCTGGGGCGATGACAACTGGGAGGGCCTGGAGATGGAGAGCC GGCAGGCGAAGGCTGAGTTGGCCCGGAAGAAGCGCGAGGAGCGTCGGCGGGAAATGGAGGCCAAACGCGCCGAGAAGAAGGCGGCCAAGGGGCCCATGA
- the SCYL1 gene encoding N-terminal kinase-like protein isoform X1 has translation MWLFARDPVRDFPFELSPEPPEGSPPGPWALHRGRKKATGSPVSIFVYDVKPGAEELTQVAKAAFKRLKTLRHPNILAYIDGLETDKCLHIVTEAVTPLGVYLKARAEAGGLKELELSWGLHQIVKALSFLVNDCSLIHNNVCMAAVFVDRAGEWKLGGLDYMYSAQGNGGGPPSKGIPELEQYDPPELADSSGRAVREKWSADMWRLGCLIWEVFNGPLPRAAALRNPGKIPKSLVPHYCELVGANPKVRPNPARFLQNCRAPGGFMNNRFVETNLFLEEIQIKEPAEKQKFFQELSKSLDSFPEDFCRHKVLPQLLTAFEFGNAGAVVLTPLFKVGKFLSAEEYQQKIIPVVVKMFSSTDRAMRIRLLQQMEQFIQYLDEPTVNTQIFPHVVHGFLDTNPAIREQTVKSMLLLAPKLNEANLNVELMKHFARLQAKDDQGPIRCNTTVCLGKIGSYLSASTRHRVLTSAFSRATKDPFAPSRVAGVLGFAATHNLYSMNDCAHKILPVLCGLTVDPEKSVRDQAFKAIRSFLSKLESVSEDPTQLAEVEKDVHAASSPGVGGAAASWAGWAVTGVSSLTSKLIRAHPTAAPAEASVPQRPTPEGLPAPAPTPVPATPTSSAHWETQEEDKDTAEDSSAADRWDDEDWGSLEQEAESVLAQQDDWSSGGQTSRAGKTSNPDHKSSELDWSSWEAEGSWEQGWQESSSPEPPPEGTRLASEYNWGGPEPSDKGDPFAALSARQDANTQPRPDSWGDDNWEGLEMESRQAKAELARKKREERRREMEAKRAEKKAAKGPMKLGTRKLD, from the exons gcCACAGGCAGCCCAGTGTCCATCTTCGTGTATGATGTGAAGCCCGGCGCCGAAGAGCTGACCCAGGTGGCCAAAGCCGCCTTCAAGCGCCTCAAAACTCTCCGGCACCCCAACATTCTGGCCTACATCGATGGGCTGGAG ACAGACAAATGCCTCCACATAGTGACAGAGGCTGTGACCCCACTGGGAGTGTACCTCAAGGCGCGAGCGGAGGCTGGTGGTCTGAAGGAGCTGGAGCTCTCCTGGGGGCTGCATCAGATCGTG AAAGCCCTCAGCTTCCTGGTCAATGACTGCAGCCTCATCCACAACAATGTCTGCATGGCCGCCGTGTTCGTGGACCGTGCTGGTGAATGGAAACTCGGGGGCCTGGACTACATGTACTCGGCCCAGGGCAATGGCGGGGGACCTCCCAGCAAGGGGATCCCCGAGCTGGAGCAGTACGACCCCCCGGAGTTGGCTGATAGCAGTGGCAGAGCGGTCCGAGAGAAGTG GTCAGCTGACATGTGGCGCTTGGGCTGCCTCATCTGGGAAGTCTTCAATGGGCCCCTACCTCGGGCAGCCGCCCTGCGCAACCCTGGGAAG ATCCCCAAATCGCTGGTGCCCCATTACTGCGAGCTGGTCGGAGCCAACCCCAAGGTGCGTCCCAACCCAGCCCGCTTCCTGCAGAATTGCCGGGCGCCCGGTGGCTTCATGAACAACCGCTTTGTGGAGACCAACCTCTTCCTGGAGGAGATTCAG ATCAAAGAGcctgctgagaagcagaagttCTTCCAAGAGCTGAGCAAGAGCCTGGACTCATTCCCCGAAGATTTCTGCCGCCACAAGGTGCTGCCCCAGCTGCTGACCGCCTTTGAGTTTGGCAACGCGGGGGCCGTGGTCCTCACGCCCCTCTTCAAG GTGGGCAAGTTCCTGAGCGCCGAGGAGTATCAGCAGAAGATCATCCCCGTGGTGGTCAAGATGTTCTCCTCCACCGACCGGGCCATGCGCATCCGCCTCCTGCAGCAG ATGGAACAGTTCATCCAGTACCTCGATGAGCCAACAGTCAACACCCAGATCTTCCCCCACGTCGTGCATGGCTTCCTGGACACCAACCCTGCCATCCGGGAGCAGACGGTCAAG TCCATGCTGCTCCTGGCCCCGAAGCTGAATGAGGCCAACCTCAACGTGGAGCTCATGAAGCACTTCGCGCGGCTGCAGGCCAAGGATGACCAGGGCCCCATCCGCTGCAACACAACTGTGTGCCTGGGCAAAATCGGCTCCTACCTCAGCGCCAGC aCCAGACACAGGGTCCTCACCTCTGCCTTCAGCCGGGCCACTAAGGACCCATTTGCACCATCCCGGGTCGCGGGTGTCCTGGGTTTTGCTGCCACCCACAACCTCTACTCGATGAACGACTGTGCCCACAAGATCCTGCCCGTGCTCTGTGGCCTCACTGTGGATCCGGAGAAATCCGTGCGGGACCAG GCCTTCAAGGCCATTCGAAGCTTCCTGTCCAAACTGGAGTCTGTGTCAGAGGACCCTACCCAGCTGGCCGAAGTGG AGAAGGACGTCCACGCAGCCTCCAGCCCTGGAGTGGGAGGAGCCGCAGCCAGCTGGGCAGGCTGGGCCGTGACAGGGGTCTCCTCGCTCACCTCCAAGTTGATCCGTGCACACCCTACGGCTGCCCCGGCCGAGGCCAGTGTTCCCCAGAGACCCACGCCTGAGG GTCTTCCtgccccggcccccacccctgTCCCTGCCACACCCACGAGCTCAGCCCACTGGGAGACACAAGAGGAGGACAAGGACACAGCAGAGGACAGCAGTGCTGCTGACAGATGGGATGACGAAGACTGGGGCAGCTTAGAG CAGGAGGCCGAGTCTGTGTTGGCTCAGCAGGACGACTGGAGTTCTGGGGGTCAAACCAGTCGTGCTGGGAAG ACCAGCAACCCTGACCATAAATCCTCGGAGTTGGACTGGAGCAGCTGGGAGGCCGAGGGCTCATGGGAGCAGGGCTGGCAGGAGTCAAGTTCCCCAGAGCCACCCCCTGAGGGCACACGGCTGGCCAGCGAGTATAACTGGGGTGGCCCAGAGCCCAGCGACAAAGGCGACCCCTTTGCTGCCCTGTCGGCGCGTCAGGATGCTAACACCCAG CCGAGACCAGACTCCTGGGGCGATGACAACTGGGAGGGCCTGGAGATGGAGAGCC GGCAGGCGAAGGCTGAGTTGGCCCGGAAGAAGCGCGAGGAGCGTCGGCGGGAAATGGAGGCCAAACGCGCCGAGAAGAAGGCGGCCAAGGGGCCCATGAAACTGGGGACGCGGAAGCTGGACTGA
- the SCYL1 gene encoding N-terminal kinase-like protein isoform X3, with protein sequence MWLFARDPVRDFPFELSPEPPEGSPPGPWALHRGRKKATGSPVSIFVYDVKPGAEELTQVAKAAFKRLKTLRHPNILAYIDGLETDKCLHIVTEAVTPLGVYLKARAEAGGLKELELSWGLHQIVKALSFLVNDCSLIHNNVCMAAVFVDRAGEWKLGGLDYMYSAQGNGGGPPSKGIPELEQYDPPELADSSGRAVREKWSADMWRLGCLIWEVFNGPLPRAAALRNPGKIPKSLVPHYCELVGANPKVRPNPARFLQNCRAPGGFMNNRFVETNLFLEEIQIKEPAEKQKFFQELSKSLDSFPEDFCRHKVLPQLLTAFEFGNAGAVVLTPLFKVGKFLSAEEYQQKIIPVVVKMFSSTDRAMRIRLLQQMEQFIQYLDEPTVNTQIFPHVVHGFLDTNPAIREQTVKSMLLLAPKLNEANLNVELMKHFARLQAKDDQGPIRCNTTVCLGKIGSYLSASTRHRVLTSAFSRATKDPFAPSRVAGVLGFAATHNLYSMNDCAHKILPVLCGLTVDPEKSVRDQAFKAIRSFLSKLESVSEDPTQLAEVEKDVHAASSPGVGGAAASWAGWAVTGVSSLTSKLIRAHPTAAPAEASVPQRPTPEGLPAPAPTPVPATPTSSAHWETQEEDKDTAEDSSAADRWDDEDWGSLEQEAESVLAQQDDWSSGGQTSRAGKPRPDSWGDDNWEGLEMESRQAKAELARKKREERRREMEAKRAEKKAAKGPMKLGTRKLD encoded by the exons gcCACAGGCAGCCCAGTGTCCATCTTCGTGTATGATGTGAAGCCCGGCGCCGAAGAGCTGACCCAGGTGGCCAAAGCCGCCTTCAAGCGCCTCAAAACTCTCCGGCACCCCAACATTCTGGCCTACATCGATGGGCTGGAG ACAGACAAATGCCTCCACATAGTGACAGAGGCTGTGACCCCACTGGGAGTGTACCTCAAGGCGCGAGCGGAGGCTGGTGGTCTGAAGGAGCTGGAGCTCTCCTGGGGGCTGCATCAGATCGTG AAAGCCCTCAGCTTCCTGGTCAATGACTGCAGCCTCATCCACAACAATGTCTGCATGGCCGCCGTGTTCGTGGACCGTGCTGGTGAATGGAAACTCGGGGGCCTGGACTACATGTACTCGGCCCAGGGCAATGGCGGGGGACCTCCCAGCAAGGGGATCCCCGAGCTGGAGCAGTACGACCCCCCGGAGTTGGCTGATAGCAGTGGCAGAGCGGTCCGAGAGAAGTG GTCAGCTGACATGTGGCGCTTGGGCTGCCTCATCTGGGAAGTCTTCAATGGGCCCCTACCTCGGGCAGCCGCCCTGCGCAACCCTGGGAAG ATCCCCAAATCGCTGGTGCCCCATTACTGCGAGCTGGTCGGAGCCAACCCCAAGGTGCGTCCCAACCCAGCCCGCTTCCTGCAGAATTGCCGGGCGCCCGGTGGCTTCATGAACAACCGCTTTGTGGAGACCAACCTCTTCCTGGAGGAGATTCAG ATCAAAGAGcctgctgagaagcagaagttCTTCCAAGAGCTGAGCAAGAGCCTGGACTCATTCCCCGAAGATTTCTGCCGCCACAAGGTGCTGCCCCAGCTGCTGACCGCCTTTGAGTTTGGCAACGCGGGGGCCGTGGTCCTCACGCCCCTCTTCAAG GTGGGCAAGTTCCTGAGCGCCGAGGAGTATCAGCAGAAGATCATCCCCGTGGTGGTCAAGATGTTCTCCTCCACCGACCGGGCCATGCGCATCCGCCTCCTGCAGCAG ATGGAACAGTTCATCCAGTACCTCGATGAGCCAACAGTCAACACCCAGATCTTCCCCCACGTCGTGCATGGCTTCCTGGACACCAACCCTGCCATCCGGGAGCAGACGGTCAAG TCCATGCTGCTCCTGGCCCCGAAGCTGAATGAGGCCAACCTCAACGTGGAGCTCATGAAGCACTTCGCGCGGCTGCAGGCCAAGGATGACCAGGGCCCCATCCGCTGCAACACAACTGTGTGCCTGGGCAAAATCGGCTCCTACCTCAGCGCCAGC aCCAGACACAGGGTCCTCACCTCTGCCTTCAGCCGGGCCACTAAGGACCCATTTGCACCATCCCGGGTCGCGGGTGTCCTGGGTTTTGCTGCCACCCACAACCTCTACTCGATGAACGACTGTGCCCACAAGATCCTGCCCGTGCTCTGTGGCCTCACTGTGGATCCGGAGAAATCCGTGCGGGACCAG GCCTTCAAGGCCATTCGAAGCTTCCTGTCCAAACTGGAGTCTGTGTCAGAGGACCCTACCCAGCTGGCCGAAGTGG AGAAGGACGTCCACGCAGCCTCCAGCCCTGGAGTGGGAGGAGCCGCAGCCAGCTGGGCAGGCTGGGCCGTGACAGGGGTCTCCTCGCTCACCTCCAAGTTGATCCGTGCACACCCTACGGCTGCCCCGGCCGAGGCCAGTGTTCCCCAGAGACCCACGCCTGAGG GTCTTCCtgccccggcccccacccctgTCCCTGCCACACCCACGAGCTCAGCCCACTGGGAGACACAAGAGGAGGACAAGGACACAGCAGAGGACAGCAGTGCTGCTGACAGATGGGATGACGAAGACTGGGGCAGCTTAGAG CAGGAGGCCGAGTCTGTGTTGGCTCAGCAGGACGACTGGAGTTCTGGGGGTCAAACCAGTCGTGCTGGGAAG CCGAGACCAGACTCCTGGGGCGATGACAACTGGGAGGGCCTGGAGATGGAGAGCC GGCAGGCGAAGGCTGAGTTGGCCCGGAAGAAGCGCGAGGAGCGTCGGCGGGAAATGGAGGCCAAACGCGCCGAGAAGAAGGCGGCCAAGGGGCCCATGAAACTGGGGACGCGGAAGCTGGACTGA